One Amaranthus tricolor cultivar Red isolate AtriRed21 chromosome 10, ASM2621246v1, whole genome shotgun sequence genomic window carries:
- the LOC130825386 gene encoding protein YLS7-like, whose product MATAWSRDHSAALNYRRKVVSSIAISVVLITVFITWDSWVLILSRPSSSVISNYLYGVEEPTGVSRSIVPQQSLQVDKFDSDDESMVEVGEVVQNDQNSNDDSSECDLYSGEWYYDSLGPLYTNNSCPVLTQNQNCQGNGRPDKEYENWRWKPYNCQLPRFNASKFFELMSGKTITFVGDSVARNQMESLLCILWQVETPINKGNKRMQRWVFRSKSITILRFWSAWLVHHTTEPFGDLPEDIIKMHLDVPDDSFMEYASKSHVVVFSNGHWFPKRSVYFLKDEIVGGQLWTPPDNRPLNITTTEAFELSTETTLTAMATHPNYSGLTIVTSYSPDHYENGAWNTGGSCTGKVRPLDKIVEYEYTNQMYDKQATGFYKASKKITNKSKMKLMDITEAFKYRHDGHPGPYRSPDPNKITKRGPDGRPPPQDCLHWCMPGAVDTWNEIMLEIIRREFEVTQHSAS is encoded by the exons ATGGCTACAGCTTGGTCTAGAGATCATTCTGCTGCTTTAAACTATAGGAGAAAGGTCGTCTCTTCTATCGCGATTTCAGTTGTGCTAATTACAGTATTCATAACATGGGATTCTTGGGTCTTGATATTGTCGCGCCCCAGTTCCTCTGTTATTTCTAACTATCTTTATGGGGTTGAAGAACCTACCGGAGTTTCTCGCTCGATTGTTCCTCAGCAGAGCTTGCAGGTCGACAAATTTGATAGTGATGATGAGTCGATGGTAGAAGTAGGTGAAGTGGTTCAAAATGATCAGAATTCAAACGATGACAGTTCAG AATGTGATCTGTACAGTGGGGAATGGTACTACGATTCATTGGGACCATTGTACACGAACAACAGTTGCCCTGTCCTCACTCAGAACCAAAATTGTCAAGGAAATGGGAGGCCTGACAAAGAGTACGAGAATTGGAGATGGAAACCATATAATTGCCAACTACCTAGATTTAACGCTTCCAAGTTCTTCGAGTTGATGAGCGGAAAGACTATTACTTTTGTCGGTGATTCTGTGGCTCGTAATCAAATGGAGTCGCTTCTGTGTATACTATGGCAG gTTGAAACACCGATTAATAAAGGAAACAAGCGTATGCAACGCTGGGTTTTCAGATCCAAATCAATAACAATACTTCGATTTTGGTCAGCATGGCTTGTACATCACACGACAGAGCCTTTCGGGGATCTTCCTGAGGACATAATCAAAATGCACCTTGATGTTCCAGATGATAGCTTCATGGAATACGCCTCAAAATCCCATGTGGTTGTCTTTTCGAATGGTCATTGGTTCCCTAAACGATCTGTGTATTTCTTGAAAGACGAGATTGTTGGAGGGCAGTTGTGGACCCCACCTGACAATCGTCCACTAAACATAACCACCACTGAAGCCTTTGAACTATCAACTGAGACTACCTTAACTGCTATGGCTACTCATCCTAACTACTCTGGGTTAACCATTGTTACGAGTTATTCACCTGATCATTATGAGAACGGTGCATGGAATACAGGTGGATCATGTACAGGGAAAGTCAGGCCATTGGATAAAATAGTCGAATACGAGTACACAAATCAGATGTACGACAAACAAGCAACAGGATTCTACAAGGCTAGTAAGAAAATaactaacaaatcaaaaatgaaattgatgGATATTACAGAAGCTTTCAAGTACCGTCATGATGGTCATCCGGGTCCATATCGGAGCCCTGACCCGAATAAAATAACAAAGAGGGGTCCAGATGGACGTCCACCACCACAAGATTGCTTGCATTGGTGTATGCCGGGTGCGGTTGATACTTGGAATGAAATTATGTTAGAAATCATTAGACGAGAATTCGAGGTCACCCAACACTCTGCTAGCTAG